Genomic DNA from Caldicellulosiruptor hydrothermalis 108:
TCCAAAATTTGAGAATTTGGGACTTCCACCTGTTATCAGAGAATTCACAAAGCTTAATAAGGGATTGGTTTTAGTTACTGGTCCAACTGGTTCAGGAAAATCAACTACACTTGCCTCGCTGATAGATATAATAAATACAGAAAGAAGTGTTCATATAATTACCCTTGAAGATCCAATCGAATACTTGCATAAACACAAAAGCAGTATAGTAAATCAAAGAGAAATCGGAAGCGATTCTAAAAGTTTTGCAGCAGCTCTTCGCGCTGCTTTACGTGAAGACCCGGATGTAATCTTAGTTGGTGAGATGAGAGATTTGGAAACAATCTCGATTGCTCTTACCGCTGCAGAGACCGGGCACTTAGTATTTTCAACTCTTCACACTATTGGTTCTGCAAAAACAATCGATAGGATAATTGATGTTTTTCCACCACATCAGCAACAGCAAGTAAGAGTCCAACTGTCAACTGTACTCCAGGCAGTAGTTTCTCAACAATTGCTTACGCGTAGAGATAAACTTGGTAGAGTAGTTGCTTGTGAGGTAATGATTGCAACGCCGGCTATAAGAAATTTGATTAGAGAAAACAAAACTTACCAGATTCAATCTGTGATTCAGACAAGTATGAAAAATGGAATGATAACGATGGAGCATTCGTTAGTAGAGTTGTATCGCAAAGGGTGTATCACAAAAGAAGATGTTTTTACATATGCGCCTGACCAAGACATAGTGAATAAATTACTCCAACTGTAAGTGGGGAAGATATCATATGGGCGAGTTTGTTTACAAAATATTAGATAAAAACGGAAAATTAACTAAGGGAACAATTATGGCCGAAGATATAAATGCAGCTCTGAAAATTCTTAAAAGCAGAGAAGTTTTTGTTATTGACTTACAAGAAAAAGGTTTATTAGAAAAAGAAATTAATTTAAGAGTCAAAAAGAGAATAAGTACAAAAGAGCTCTTTATTTTCTGCAGACAATTTGCTACAATGTTGATGGCAGGAATATCAGTCTTGAATTGCCTCGATGTATTGAGAACACAGAATAGAGGCAAATATTTTGGCAAAGTTTTAAATGACTTGTATGAGGAGGTAAGTAAAGGAAATCCTCTTTCATCTGCTA
This window encodes:
- a CDS encoding type IV pilus twitching motility protein PilT, yielding MNIDEILKEAFLKGASDIHITVGLPPTIRVHGNLIRLGDEKLLPKDIESIVKYIVPADHLEKLYENGEVDFSYSLQGISRFRVNVFKQRGSYAIAFRIIPQEIPKFENLGLPPVIREFTKLNKGLVLVTGPTGSGKSTTLASLIDIINTERSVHIITLEDPIEYLHKHKSSIVNQREIGSDSKSFAAALRAALREDPDVILVGEMRDLETISIALTAAETGHLVFSTLHTIGSAKTIDRIIDVFPPHQQQQVRVQLSTVLQAVVSQQLLTRRDKLGRVVACEVMIATPAIRNLIRENKTYQIQSVIQTSMKNGMITMEHSLVELYRKGCITKEDVFTYAPDQDIVNKLLQL